The genomic segment TCGTCGCCTGTGCGGCGCTGGTGGGTGTCGGGGTGAGCTGGCTGCACGCGCGACACATCGTCAACGTCGCGCCGATCACCGACGGCCAGCCGTCCACGACGGCGCTGGTGTACAACCCTCAGCTGCTGCTGGTGGCCATGCTGCTGGCGATGATCGCCGGAGTGCTGGCCGTCCTCGGAATCGCCAGGCTGTGGCGCGCTCGACGCGCCGCTACGCCGTCTTCCTGAACAGCGGCAGTGTCAGCCGGCGGCGGCAGACGACCGCGTCGGCCAGGTCGCCGAATGCCTCGGGCACCGAGCCGGCGATCGGATACGCCGCGTCGCCGTCGCTGGCGACCACCTGCTCGATCACGCCGTCACCGGCGACCAGCGTCCACTGGACACCGGCGCGGCGGCAATCCTCGTCGAATGTGTACAGCAGCGAGAAGCCGGCACCGGCGAAGTGGGTCACGGCGCTGATGTCGAGCACCAGGGGATTGTCACCAACGATGAAACGGCGAACGCAGCCACTGACCCGGTCGACATTGACGGCGTCGATCTCTCCCCGGATGGTCACCACCGTGGCGAGGTGGCGGCAGTGAGCCCGAACTTCGGCTCCGCCGCAGTCGAGGCTGCCCTGTCGAGCCGTGGTCATCGCGATCGTCATGAACGCCCCCATTTCGGTGGTGGTGCGAAGGCCGCCCGCAATGCCGACCAAGCTAGTTACTACCGTGCCTGCCAAACTTAAGGAGACCGACAGTTACGTCTAACTGTTTGCTAAAAAGCTGACGGCGACTGTGCCGGCGGAGGTATACGAGCGGGCGCACCGTCGCCATCACGAGATCCGGGCCGCCGCGCTGTTAGGCTGCTCTGGCTACCGGTTGCGAGTCGGGGGGCTTGGCATAGGGCGAAATGCCCGGTCAGCCGGGTGAGAAGGCCAACGAAACTGCAGGGTCCAGAGCGAAAGAGCGTCGTGCGCAGCGCAGAGATCAAGGGTGAGATCAAGGCCCTGACGGGACTCCGCATCGTCGCCGCGGTGTGGGTGGTGCTGTTTCATTTCCGGCCGATGCTGAGCGACATCTCGCCCGA from the Mycobacterium lentiflavum genome contains:
- a CDS encoding STAS domain-containing protein — encoded protein: MTIAMTTARQGSLDCGGAEVRAHCRHLATVVTIRGEIDAVNVDRVSGCVRRFIVGDNPLVLDISAVTHFAGAGFSLLYTFDEDCRRAGVQWTLVAGDGVIEQVVASDGDAAYPIAGSVPEAFGDLADAVVCRRRLTLPLFRKTA